In Silene latifolia isolate original U9 population chromosome X, ASM4854445v1, whole genome shotgun sequence, the following proteins share a genomic window:
- the LOC141621560 gene encoding protein FAR1-RELATED SEQUENCE 5-like → MKQTIVNNCKLNIGATKTFRIMAEQSNGYANISASLTEFKNFKRNIKCYIGDKDADMILDYLKALSESQDGFYYAYQVDEDNCLAKIFWADAQARMNYSLFGDTITFDSTYGTNKYHMAFTPFTVVDNHKKSATFAAALVDHENDGSFIWVFKKFLDCMGNKEPQCILTDQDPAIKLGVRSVFKKARHRYCMWHIMKKLTDKVESQICKETDFVERICGVVWDTDLEPIKFEEKWTQVINDFELNDNTWLTYMYGKRHKWIPAYFRDLPLGCLLKTTQRSESQNSYFKRFESIDGTLVELWLRFQSAMEQQCYNHRSLDAANDSTLPQVSSKTMIEKHASKIYTHTVFYEFQEQVQMASCSCAVRGFSEQGNMHIINVEDAYRKHRIFQVAHNNESKETTCTCKMFERKGILCKHIIWIISGKGLQSIPEQYIETRWTKKSYRKPLYGLDGKLLQDYDPTDLRKLELSRVWSEFYATISVLNSMPENQIKELSLMLLQFREKINPTKESLTKDQELEMLLGCTAKSNITVLPPKIAKNKGSGKRMKSNKDKAIEKASKPKRLCNNCKQMGHHDKRNCPNPFVEHALEEEDEEENEMEDEDEEEEE, encoded by the exons ATGAAGCAgacaattgttaacaattgtaAACTCAACATCGGGGCTACCAAGACATTTAGAATTATGGCGGAGCAATCAAATGGGTATGCAAACATTAGTGCATCTCTCACAGAATTCAAGAACTTCaaaagaaatattaaatgttatatagGTGACAAGGATGCTGACATGATTCTCGATTATTTAAAGGCGCTTTCTGAATCACAAGATGGCTTTTACTATGCTTATCAAGTTGATGAGGATAATTGTTTGGCTAAAATCTTTTGGGCAGATGCACAAGCAAGAATGAATTATTCCTTGTTTGGGGACACCATCACCTTTGATTCTACTTACGGTACTAACAAGTACCACATGGCCTTCACCCCATTCACTGTTGTTGACAATCACAAAAAATCAGCGACTTTTGCTGCTGCACTTGTCGATCATGAGAACGATGGGTCATTCATTTGGGTGTTTAAGAAGTTCCTTGATTGTATGGGCAACAAGGAACCTCAGTGCATTCTTACTGATCAAGATCCGGCAATTAAACTCGGGGTGCGTTCTGTATTCAAGAAAGCAAGACATCGctactgcatgtggcatataatgaaaaaaCTTACCGATAAAGTTGAGTCACAGATTTGTAAGGAGACTGACTTTGTTGAGCGGATATGTGGAGTTGTTTGGGATACTGACTTGGAACCCATTAagtttgaagaaaaatggactCAAGTGATTAATGACTTTGAGTTGAATGATAATACTTGGTTGACATACATGTATGGAAAAAGGCACAAATGGATACCTGCTTACTTTAGGGATTTGCCTTTAGGCTGCCTTTTGAAAACtacacaaagatcagagagtcAAAACAGTTATTTCAAAAGATTTGAGAGCATAGATGGCACACTTGTAGAACTTTGGTTGCGTTTTCAGAGTGCAATGGAACAACAATGCTATAATCACAGATCTCTTGATGCTGCAAATGACAGCACATTGCCACAGGTTTCTTCTAAGACAATGATTGAGAAACATGCctctaaaatctacacacatactGTTTTCTATGAGTTCCAAGAGCAAGTGCAAATGGCTTCCTGTTCGTGTGCCGTTAGGGGGTTTTCTGAGCAAGGAAACATGCACATTATAAATGTTGAAGATGCCTACAGGAAGCATAGAATATTTCAG GTTGCTCACAATAACGAATCAAAGGAAACAACATGTACGTGCAAGATGTTTGAGAGGAAAGGAATCCTTTGTAAACACATTATATGGATTATATCAGGAAAAGGACTGCAAAGCATACCGGAGCAGTACATCGAAACCAGATGGACgaagaaatcatatagaaagcctTTGTATGGACTGGATGGAAAGTTATTGCAAGACTACGATCCCACCGATTTGAGAAAGTTGGAATTATCAAGGGTATGGTCAGAGTTTTATGCAACAATAAGTGTTCTTAACTCGATgcctgaaaatcaaatcaaggagCTAAGTTTGATGCTTTTACAATTCCGAGAGAAAATAAATCCAACCAAAGAGAGCTTGACAAAGGATCAAGAACTGGAAATGCTCTTAGGTTGTACAGCAAAATCAAATATTACTGTTCTTCCACCAAAAATTGCAAAAAACAAAGGAAGCGGCaagagaatgaaatcaaacaaggataaggcaattgagaaggcgagcaaaccgaagaggctatgtaataactgcaaacaaatgggacaccatgacaagagaaactgtccaaatccgtttgttgagcatgctttggaggaagaagatgaagaggaaaatgaaatggaggatgaagatgaagaagaagaagaatga